ACTGGTAGATTCTACTCATTGTGGGATACGAACTATGCCAAGATTCACATTCCCATTATTGCTTCTGTCTCTGAACATCAGCCTACAGCATGGCctgctttcttctttgataCTTCCATCTTGATCTGGCTTTTCCCAGCTGGTATCTACTTGTGTTTCCAGGAGTTAAAGGATGAACATGTGTTTGTAATCATCTACGGTGTCTTGTGTTCGTATTTTGCCGGTGTCATGGTTAGATTGATGTTGACCTTGACTCCAGTAATCTGTGTCTCTGCAGCTATTGCCTTGTCGAAGTTGTTTGACATCTATTTAGATATCGTAGATCTCTTTAAGACAGAcacagaaccagaagatgaaaaggaaagtgaaaaaaagaagaagcaaaaggCCTTCAAATTTCCTATTCTTCCACTCGTATCGAGGATACTCGTCATGGCATCTTTCACCTTCTACCTATTCTACTTTGTGTTGCACTGTACTTGGGTCACTTCTAATGCCTATTCCTCTCCTTCGGTTGTGTTGGCATCTAGAAATCCAGATGGCTCACAAAACATCATTGATGACTACAGAGAAGCCTATTACTGGTTGAGAATGAACACACCAGAAGATGCAAAAGTCATGGCCTGGTGGGATTACGGCTACCAGATCGGAGGTATGGCTGACAGAACCACCTTGGTGGACAACAACACCTGGAACAACACACATATCGCTACTGTGGGTAAGGCAATGTGTTCCTCAGAAGATGTAGCctacaagatcttgaagcaGCACGACGTAGACTACGTGTTGGTGATCTTTGGTGGGTTAATTGGCTACTCTGGAGACGACATAAATAAGTTCCTCTGGATGGTTAGAATTGCCGAAGGTATATGGCCAGATGAAGTGCACGAGAGGGACTTCTTCACAGATAGAGGTGAGTACAAGGTCGATAAAGAGGCTACCGACACCATGAAGAACTCGTTGATGTACAAGATGTCTTACTACAGATTCACAGACTTGTACTCCGGCAGAGATGGAGTAGACAGGGTCAGAAACCAAAACATCCCTGCTGCTAACTCACCAGAATTGAATGTAGTTGAGGAAGCATTTACGTCGCAAAACTGGATTGTCAGAATCTACAAGGTCAAAGATCTCGATAATGTCGGCAGAGACTTACACCAAGCCTCGGCCTTTGATAAGCAAACCGACAAACAGTCCAAGAGATCCAGAACCATCAAGAGGCCAGCCTTGGAATTGAGAGAATAAGAAGAGGGTCTTTGTTTATAATATATACTAAAAATATATACACTGATACTGCAGATCTGTCACAGATCATAATTGTACATCTAGATTCAGCATATCGCCACTACTTTCATCAACTAGTTGGTACCATTTCAGCTGTATGGGATAACCAGAGTTTTTTAGATGTCATCGAACTCAAGCCTGGTGGAGCAAGTTCATGAATGTATCCCTATCCTTATCTCTCATGGCTCCACTCAATCCAACATTCTAAGCCATTCTGGCTCATTCTCCTATTTCCACAATGGTGTTACCTCGGCTGCTGATATGCTTGCCCCACCTGATTTGAAAATCCATATCTCCTGCACATGTCATTATAGATTTCCCCATCTTTCAAATCCATATAAACAGGAAATTTCCAACCacatctttttcttgctgTTAGTGACATTCTTTAAACCGTACCCCATTATCATCGAATCTCAACTTTCATACAGCGTTATTCGTTTTACCTCAATTTTTTCACGAACTATCTAAATACAAAATTCTACAATGACAGCTTTGCTTGACCTAGAGAGCCATTTAGTGTTCTACAGATCATACCATTTCAACCAGACCAATATTGCTATCCATCTCTGCTGTATCCCAATCATTTTACTTTCATCAATCACATTTTTGAGCATCAGGGaaattcctttcttggATAACCCGTATGTAAACTTGGGCTCAATTTTGGCTTTCAGCTTTGGCACATTCTACGTGTTGCTCGACTGGAAATGTGGAATTCCAGCCTTTGTTGTTTTAACTTCTTACGCAATTGGACTCAAGAATTACTATTTGAATGTTGGCCCTACATCCCTTTTTACCCAGGATGAAATCATCAGATACGCTATCTATGCCCATATTGGTTCTTGGTTGGCTCAATTCTATGGCCATGGAGTTCACGAAAAGAGAGCCCCAGCTTTGTTGGACAATTTGATGCAAGCATTGGTATTGGCTCCTTTCTTTGTAGTCTTTGAGATTGCCTTTGGCTTGGGCTACAGattggacttgaagaagagaatggaCAACAGAGCTGGTGTCAACATcagaaacttcaagttgcaagaaaaagaaaagtcAAAGTAAGCACATTACACAAACTGTGGTGTACTTATTTACTAGCTGGAGATTGCTCTATATTTTATGTAGTTATATATGAAGAACAAGGGTATGTAGTATTAGCAATTTAAGGACCTTCCTTAGTGCCAAGATACTGCTGGTATCTTGTCTTGACTTCAGTCTCGTAGATAAATGAACCTTGAAGTTGGTTACCAATAGTTAGCCAACCGGGACGAGTATTGTGGTCTCTACCGAAGATCTCGAGCTTTCTGGAATGAACGCCGACCAAACGTTCTACAATGTCGTATATCTCATCTGGCTTACGCAGAGTGGCACGAGTAGCACTAACCACGATATCTGTATCTATCTTTCTGTTTAGCCATGCTGGATTGCCCTTAACTCCTACAAGTAAGTGTTCTTTCGAGTGGTTCAACCAATGGCCTGTTCTTCCTGTAACAATGGTTCTTTTCAACTGGTTGAGCTTCACCCAGATAACCTCGTCAGAAATGGTATAACCCCATTGCAACAAAGCCCTTCTCCCTATCTGTATAGATCTACCAGTTacccaaagaagaattatTCCTTCGTCTTGAAGCTCGTGCATTGGTAATGAAAGCAACTCTTCATCCTTACAAGTTCCATATGGAAGCGACATGTGAATATCCCATGCTGGATCTGAGAtaatggctgcgaatttACCCAATACCGAAAATGGCAAATAGCGCACATCACAGTTGATCCATTGCGGTGGAATCACTTTTCGATGATTCTCACTGAAACATTCACCAATAGTATACTCGTGAGCCAAACATTGTCTTTGAATTTCGTTTTCGTCTGCACTACTGTTATTGTCATTCCCCTCGATAAGAGGGTTTAACGTGAAATAATGGACATATCTACATGTCTTCATTTTGTGGCAGGTATCCAAATACGAACAATCACCCAGAAACACTTCCGTGTGGCTATTGATGATTGGCAAGAAATGGATCTTAGACTTGGAGCAGCTATATATATCCTGAGATATCATGTTTCTACATTCGTCGATCTTATGGTGCATATGGGCCATTCCCGGAATCGAGTTTTTGGTGATGCTCTGGTGATCTACatttttcttgaaacagACATTGGCAAGTATCTGGTTATGGTTCACATTGTTACAAACTTGAAagtatttcttctctacAGTCTTCAATCTCGCCTTCTCTTTGCTCAAAACTGATCTGGCTGAAGTTGCTCGAATTAACTTATCGAGTGTTTCATAGTCACACTCAGCTATTTCATTCGTTGAATTATTCACACCATTAATTTCCAATCTGCTATGAAGTGGACTTGATAGAATAGCCAATAACTCTTCGTTACTATTCTTGaaacttctttgtttcaGAACGACTTCATATGGAATAGTCCAACCTCGTTTGCCTTCAATACGATCTTTCAACATCACCAACCGTGTTCTGTTGACATAAACTAGCTTGACATTCCTGTTGTTTTCATTAATTTCCCTATCAAATACCAAACAGTTTCCTGATATTGTATTGAGTTGAATtaaatattgaagaaaagatccataATCTGAAGTTCCATCGCCTGAACCAGATTCTTGTTTTCCGTCGTCGCTTTTCTGCTTCATCTGGTAGAGAACCATAATAGTACGTAGTTCTCCTCTAACTGGCTCATCAAGAACACTATCGAAGTCTAGCATAAAGGAAATGAACGACGAGAAATGTGACAAATCGTGTTTCATGATTACGGTGTCCTCAGTTTTATCAAGGTTCAATTCATAAAAGAGAATTGGATGTATTTATAGAATTTGAATGAAGAATTATACATCATttctagttgcaaaatgcgGAATATGAAACAAGTTTCGgctgcaaaaaatattcCTAACCCCCTTAACCACAATAAAGAATTACACCCCTTAAAACTCAGAGCAATAAAACAAACTTTGTATTTATACTATCtacagaagtagaaatatAGATGTATGATGACTTTAGAAGAGTTGCCTTGTAGAAGAAGCTAACTTGTAGAGGTAGATGACATATGTAAATCGAACGAATTCTATACTGCAATTCTTTTAGACCCTATTATTCTTAGAATCCAAAAGGATTATCAGGTGTAGCAGCAGAAAGATTGGCTCTTCTACCGCCAGTCTGCTGTGTCTGCAATGGAGCATTTCCAAACCCAACCCCAGTAGGTTGACTCTGCAAAGGTTGGTTGTTAAAGCCTTCAAACAGTGGCTGTGGCTGAACACCAAATGAAGTGTTTGGGTAAGTTTGCTGTGGTTGAGCAAAGTTGTTTACTGGAGCTATATTGGTGTTTTGGAACATATTACTCAACTGGTTCATGTTAGGCTGCTGTTGGCCAAACTGGTTGAAAGCAGTCTGCTGTGGTTGTTGAGCAAATTGGTTAAATGCAGGTTGCTGTGGAACCAGGGTGAATGTAGGTTGTTGTTGTACCAGTGGGAATGTAggttgttgttgtacaGGCAACAGGCTAAATGTTGTGGCCTGTTGTAACTGAGGtggttgttgctgctgctgctgtcCAAATGGAGAAAACCCATTTTGCTGGGGTTGTCCAAACGATGTCTGAGGGAAACCACCTGTGGTTTGTCCTCCAAATGTTGCGACTGGCTGTTGCTGAACAACTGGGTTGTACAAGCTTCCTCCAGTAGGATTTCCAAACGATGTTTGAGGCAATCCCCCTGTTAACTGTTGACTAAAGGTGTTCGGAGGAGGTTGATTAGCAGCAAATCCTCCCGTTATTTGTTGGCCAAATGCCGACTGTGGAACAAAACCTCCAGTTCTTTGTGCTGGAACAACTGATGGCCCAGTTCTCTGAATAGGAACTAAAGGCTGATTGTTGAAACTAGTCTGTGGTAGGCCGCCAGTAATCTGTCCTGGTAATGGTCCAGTTGCTTGCACAAACACAGGTTGACCAAAGCTAGTCTGCGGCATGGCTACAATTGGCTGTCCAAAAGTAGTGAGTGGAGGACCGTTCTGTGGTCCCGTCTTCTGTGGCACAAATGTAGCATTTCCAGTTTGCAATGGAACAATACCAAACGTAAGTTGAGGTTGTAAAATTCCAGTGGCTTGAATTGGAATGAATCCCGTGGGCTGAGCTGTAATTGGTACAAACCCAGTAGGTTGAGCTGTCATCAATCCTCCAGTAGGAATAGGCACCAAACCAGTCTTTTGAACGGGAATAAGTGGCCCAGTAGCCTGCGTTGAGATTGGCTTTTGAACAGCAAACTGCTGCCCTGGTTGAATCAACGTACCAGTCTTGACTGGTGCTAATGCAGGTGCCGATGGTCCGTCAACCTGTTTTGGTGGAACGGGCCTTGAAGCATTATTGCTCAGATCTAATGGCTTGATATTCACCAAATCTTGTAATGAACCAGTGTATTGAGGAGTCTGAGGTTGAGAACTTGGTTTTAAAAGATCGTCTGTAGACCTGGCTGCGGGCTTAACAGCCCAAGCGTCGTCTTCAAATTGCTTCGAAGGAGTTAATCCAACAGGTGCAACAGCTTCCTTTGGGGCCGGCTCTGCCACCTTGTTAGGAGATGGCAAAGCACTGGCATTCACCTTCGAAACTTCAGCACTTGAActgttgttcttcaaggctCCATTAGGGTCAATAAAAAGTCCACCTGTAGGAgctgtttcttcagaagtaCTCTTTTTTCTGTTGAACTTATTGTCCAAGAATTTCATAACTCTTAAGATGTCACCTTCTCTCAATCCTAACGTACGCAAAAGAGAAGGTGTGatgtcttccaagatgtTTTCATCAATCTGCTCTCTGTTGAAGTTAAGAGTGTAACGCTGACAGTTACCAATATCCACTCCACACTGAAGAAAAAACTCAAACCAGTCATATTCTGGTTCACTCGTCGTAGTAACCTTGGTAGTGGCTTTGGGTCTGGAAGGTTGTGGTGGTGTGATATTGTTAATAGTAGCAGTAGCAGAATGAGACTTGGTAACAGCCATAGCACCATTAGCTCCAGAACTGCCATTAATAGCCCCAGATGAACCTTCATTAGTACCGCTCTTAGATGGAGACTTGTTAGATTTGGATCTCTTCAACATTTGTTTATTGACCTCTTGCTTGTAAGTTTCCAAAGAAGTGCCTGTAACTTTTTCAACGTACTCCAAATCCTCAATCGATAACTTTGTCGCAGATACAGCAATCTTTACTCCATTCGTCTTGTGCAAATGGATCTTTCCTTCAACACATCCCAAGAACTcagcttcaactttgaaCGAGCCAGAACTATCGATCCAGGTTCTGACTCTGTGGTAGTTTGGCATTGATTTATCATTCTGCTCATCCTTCGATGAGGTATGCTTCCTATCCCTTTGAATCCTATCCTTTTCTCTAATCttgtctctttcttctctgcCACGATTATGATGATGATGCAGATGCTCTTTATTGTTGTCCACAACCCTTCCCTTGGTACTACTCCGTTTGTTtgactttcttctctggGGTCCATCTGTCAATTTATCTAAATTGGAAGTACCAATTATTTCGATGTAAGAAGATGGAATTACGCCTTGTCTTCCAGAATCGATATTTTCACACATCCACCAATCCTTAGACTTGGTCTCATTTATAATATAGACTTCGTCGCCTTCTCTACTCATCAATTCATCATCACCCTGGGCCTCAAAATCAAACATTAATCTACCCATTTTTCTATTGTTTTCTCCGGTACTGGCGTGTGAAGCTCTAGCTACTTCCTTCAACCCACGAGCAGACTCGGCTCCTTTAAGATCCCCAACGATAGACATTATGGCTTCAGCAACGTCTTTGGATCCAGCATGTAACTCAATAGAGGTCTTGGGATTCTTGAATTCCAAGAATACATGCTTCTTCTCATGGCTAAAATCGATTAAATCTTTAATTCGCCATTGGTTATctatggaagaagacgaagacttAAGTCTGAGTTTCTTGGGACTGGTCGTATTAGGTCTAATTATGATCATACCTTGGCCAATAGAAAATACAACAGACCGCTTTTTACGACCGTCTACTTCGTCAATGTACCATGTGAAGAACTCACCATCAAACTTATGTTCCTGACCACCAGTatgaagatcttcttcGCGCTCATTCTGACCACTGGGAGGGAGCTCTGGAACTGGCTTATCAGCGGCCACAACAGGTCTAGACGgcattggtggtggtgcCTCTTCCTCGTCGTCGTTCCCATCCACGTCCACTTCTCTTTGTCTGTATGGGCTTTGTTCGTACGAATAAGTCTGAGACACAGCTGGAGGACGAGCTGATGAAGGTTCTGGTACGTGATTTTCGAAAGGTTCAGCCTCTGGAGAAACCGTTCTATCCTTATGAACCGGAGGAGGAGCAAAGTTGCTGATAGGAACAGGTTGTTTCTGCTGTGGCTGTGTTTGTGGTGGTGGAGCTTGTGCTTGTCCATTCAAATCAATGTAGTTGGAAGGCACAAATCCAAAGCTCTGCTTATTGGCATCGCCTACCAATATCCAATCTGGATCATTCAAATCATAcacttgaaaaatttcaccTTCAGCAAATGAGAGTTCATCTTCAGTTTGCTTGTCATAGTCGTATaaagctgctgctgttttAAGCACAGGTGCCTGCAGTATCAGTTAGTATTTGCTCTATGGATTCAAATTGTTAATTGCTCATACAACTCTCTTCAGATTTATGTGTAACTTACCTCTTCAATGTAATTGGATGGCACCAATCCCACTGGCtcctcaacttcttcattgccTGATGGTAACACTCtctttttcactttccaCCAATCATCGATATCCGATCTCTCAAGTAAGTACAACAAATCATCGGGCTGCAAGTttagttcttcttcagcttgTGCAGAGTACTCATAGAGCGCTCTGTACACCCCGATATACAGCATCTCTATTGTCGGATTGTACAATCTGGTCTTTTCTTAAGCTGAATCGGATGGGATCCATTTTAGATAATCGACACTTTCGCTTCACGACACACGGACTGGAAAAGGGGAATCTGGTACCGACACGACTACGCGCACTTACTATGGGGAAGGAGATGAGGGTTGGCTATGTTACTGGCTTCAATGAAATTTGCATTCGCAACCCTTTGCAAGATTCCAGATTCTTAGTGGAATCTCGGTTCATAGCTATGGCTAGTACTCAGAGTTTGTTTGAATTGCTCAAGCAATATTTCAGAAATTGTCTTTTGCTAAGTATCCTTTTCTAATGCTTCTTCTTAGATGGTAGGAATTGATCTTGTCTACCCACACATTATTCTTCATAGTCAGTAATGCGGTAATCCTCAATGTCTAAATCTAGATTCTTTGGATCAATAGCATGTAGATCATAGGTGGTGCCTAATCGGTGAAGGAAGTAAATAAGCTGTGATAATGGAACGATTTCAGGTGAGGCAGAAGAGGGCAGATTTAGATGAGTAAAGGCAGACTTAAACTGATCGAAACCTCTATCCGTAGTAATGGGAACTGCTAGCACATTTCTAGCTAGTTGAGAAAGAGTAGGATACTTTCTAGCATAAGTACTCCAGAAACTTAGAAGTGATGGTCCAACCTCTTTTGCATACGAGTTTCTCTCTGTCTCCTTTATTTCCTTCATTGAAGACGACTCGTAATTATAACATTCTTTTGTAGACTTCCCAGAGCAGTCGAATAGATTTAGAATCATGTCATCGACATTATCGAAGCTATCTATGGAAGTTggtttttcattttcttgttctttggACAACGACTCCACGAAACTGTTTACAGCGTTTACATCGTCATCTCTTAAGAATCTTTTCGTTGATGGATGTAGATAGGTTGCGAGAATCAAACTAGAATTCGCTTCAATTTTGGAATGGGTTTCTTTAAGGTTATCaaacaactttttcaaagGTAACTCTATGTTGAAtgaaagaagttgagaatgCCTTTTTGTGATAGTTAGAACATGTAATATCAACATCTTTACCCATTTCGAGAGCAAATGACTGACAGGTACGTCATATGAAAGAGTGGTTATAAGTACTTCATGGAACTTAATGGTGATTTCGTAAGCGAAAGTAATCAACTCCCAGTCTGATTCCGAAATGGAAGATGTACTATCTGATATAAGCTGTTCGATGTTGGCCCTATAGGTTATCAAGCATGATAAGATCCTCATTGTGTAAGCTTTGTCGTGGCTAtgttccaatttcttcaaggtgCCCCAGCAAACACGGTCCTTGTCGTCTGGAAGTGGATCAAGCTTTTCAAAGCTTAAATGGTGAAACTTGATATAGATAGGATAGATAAAATTGCATACTAATACTGGAATAAGTTTAGCCCCTGTTATGGACCCGATATCGAAGACAGC
This Scheffersomyces stipitis CBS 6054 chromosome 3, complete sequence DNA region includes the following protein-coding sequences:
- the STT3 gene encoding oligosaccharyl transferase subunit (go_component membrane~go_function oligosaccharyl transferase activity~go_process protein amino acid glycosylation): MTTQSKQLKVFGIPVETIRLLLRVIIFLSVAGAAVSSRLFSVIRFESIIHEFDPWFNFRATKYLVTHSYYEFLNWFDDRTWYPLGRVTGGTLYPGLMVTSGVIWHILREWLALPVDIRNVCVLLAPAFSGLTAVFTYYLTKEMKDSNAGLLAAIFMGIAPGYISRSVAGSYDNEAIAITLLMATFYFWIKAMKLGSVFYGTLTALFYFYMVSAWGGYVFITNLIPLHVFVLLVMGRYTHRLYTAYSTWYALGTLASMQIPFVGFLPIRSNDHMAALGVFGLLQLVAFGDYVRSRINSKQFKTFLGVSIVSVTVLGVGALFALTALGWIAPWTGRFYSLWDTNYAKIHIPIIASVSEHQPTAWPAFFFDTSILIWLFPAGIYLCFQELKDEHVFVIIYGVLCSYFAGVMVRLMLTLTPVICVSAAIALSKLFDIYLDIVDLFKTDTEPEDEKESEKKKKQKAFKFPILPLVSRILVMASFTFYLFYFVLHCTWVTSNAYSSPSVVLASRNPDGSQNIIDDYREAYYWLRMNTPEDAKVMAWWDYGYQIGGMADRTTLVDNNTWNNTHIATVGKAMCSSEDVAYKILKQHDVDYVLVIFGGLIGYSGDDINKFLWMVRIAEGIWPDEVHERDFFTDRGEYKVDKEATDTMKNSLMYKMSYYRFTDLYSGRDGVDRVRNQNIPAANSPELNVVEEAFTSQNWIVRIYKVKDLDNVGRDLHQASAFDKQTDKQSKRSRTIKRPALELRE
- the SLA1 gene encoding SH3 domain protein involved in assembly of cortical actin cytoskeleton: MSYIGVYRALYEYSAQAEEELNLQPDDLLYLLERSDIDDWWKVKKRVLPSGNEEVEEPVGLVPSNYIEEAPVLKTAAALYDYDKQTEDELSFAEGEIFQVYDLNDPDWILVGDANKQSFGFVPSNYIDLNGQAQAPPPQTQPQQKQPVPISNFAPPPVHKDRTVSPEAEPFENHVPEPSSARPPAVQREVDVDGNDDEEEAPPPMPSRPVVAADKPVPELPPSGQNEREEDLHTGGQEHKFDGEFFTWYIDEVDGRKKRSVVFSIGQGMIIIRPNTTNNQWRIKDLIDFSHEKKHVFLEFKNPKTSIELHAGSKDVAEAIMSIVGDLKGAESARGLKEVARASHASTGENNRKMGRLMFDFEAQGDDELMSREGDEVYIINETKSKDWWMCENIDSGRQGVIPSSYIEIIGTSNLDKLTDGPQRRKSNKRSSTKGRVVDNNKEHSHHHHNRGREERDKIREKDRIQRDRKHTSSKDEQNDKSMPNYHRVRTWIDSSGSFKVEAEFLGCVEGKIHLHKTNGVKIAVSATKLSIEDLEYVEKVTGTSLETYKQEVNKQMLKRSKSNKSPSKSGTNEGSSGAINGSSGANGAMAVTKSHSATATINNITPPQPSRPKATTKVTTTSEPEYDWFEFFLQCGVDIGNCQRYTLNFNREQIDENILEDITPSLLRTLGLREGDILRVMKFLDNKFNRKKSTSEETAPTGGLFIDPNGALKNNSSSAEVSKPAPKEAVAPVGLTPSKQFEDDAWAVKPAARSTDDLLKPSSQPQTPQYTGSLQDLVNIKPLDSSNNASRPVPPKQVDGPSAPALAPVKTGTLIQPGQQFAVQKPISTQATGPLIPVQKTGLVPIPTGGLMTAQPTGFVPITAQPTGFIPIQATGILQPQLTFGITSFGQPVFVQATGPLPGQITGGLPQTSFNNQPLVPIQRTGPSVVPAQRTGGFVPQSAFGQQITGGFAANQPPPNTFSQQLTGGLPQTSFGNPTGGSLYNPVVQQQPVATFGGQTTGGFPQTSFGQPQQNGFSPFGQQQQQQPPQLQQATTFSSLPQPAFNQFAQQPQQTAFNQFGQQQPNMNQLSNMFQNTNIAPVNNFAQPQQTYPNTSFGVQPQPSFEGFNNQPLQSQPTGVGFGNAPLQTQQTGGRRANLSAATPDNPFGF
- a CDS encoding hypothetical membrane protein, with translation MTALLDLESHLVFYRSYHFNQTNIAIHLCCIPIILLSSITFLSIREIPFLDNPYVNLGSILAFSFGTFYVLLDWKCGIPAFVVLTSYAIGLKNYYLNVGPTSLFTQDEIIRYAIYAHIGSWLAQFYGHGVHEKRAPALLDNLMQALVLAPFFVVFEIAFGLGYRLDLKKRMDNRAGVNIRNFKLQEKEKSK
- the IME4 gene encoding activator of IME1 Predicted N6-adenine RNA methylase IME4 (appears to activate IME1 in response to cell-type and nutritional signals and thereby regulate meiosis~go_function methyltransferase activity~go_component nucleus~go_process nucleobase, nucleoside, nucleotide and nucleic acid metabolism~go_function methyltransferase activity~go_component nucleus~go_process nucleobase, nucleoside, nucleotide and nucleic acid metabolism), whose amino-acid sequence is MKHDLSHFSSFISFMLDFDSVLDEPVRGELRTIMVLYQMKQKSDDGKQESDYGSFLQYLIQLNTISGNCLVFDREINENNRNVKLVYVNRTRLVMLKDRIEGKRGWTIPYEVVSKQRSFKNSNEELLAILSSPLHSRLEINGVNNSTNEIAECDYETLDKLIRATSARSVLSKEKARLKTVEKKYFQVCNNVNHNQILANVCFKKNVDHQSITKNSIPGMAHMHHKIDECRNMISQDIYSCSKSKIHFLPIINSHTEVFSGDCSYLDTCHKMKTCRYVHYFTLNPLIEGNDNNSSADENEIQRQCLAHEYTIGECFSENHRKVIPPQWINCDVRYLPFSVLGKFAAIISDPAWDIHMSLPYGTCKDEELLSLPMHELQDEGIILLWVTGRSIQIGRRALLQWGYTISDEVIWVKLNQLKRTIVTGRTGHWLNHSKEHLLVGVKGNPAWLNRKIDTDIVVSATRATSRKPDEIYDIVERLVGVHSRKLEIFGRDHNTRPGWLTIGNQLQGSFIYETEVKTRYQQYLGTKEGP
- a CDS encoding hypothetical protein (go_function protein dimerization activity) — protein: MSPPTKVSNSRSARKKAGSKSMNEELSKRILLLCIEHLIPFEQINSSSFRLLFNFNNGLSFIPDPETLTHLANEMYSEYQNYFKHYFENSLDKAIKISLSLHKWTPSNSLEPYVFANYHFINERFRLCELPLGFFPYTEKNMSQHLIPNPVLKERLLFVTSNHDLDDYNLQMVKYLMDEDGDITKSSQFHCLTKLFGEYLLSFFIEVAEILSLETKLAVFDIGSITGAKLIPVLVCNFIYPIYIKFHHLSFEKLDPLPDDKDRVCWGTLKKLEHSHDKAYTMRILSCLITYRANIEQLISDSTSSISESDWELITFAYEITIKFHEVLITTLSYDVPVSHLLSKWVKMLILHVLTITKRHSQLLSFNIELPLKKLFDNLKETHSKIEANSSLILATYLHPSTKRFLRDDDVNAVNSFVESLSKEQENEKPTSIDSFDNVDDMILNLFDCSGKSTKECYNYESSSMKEIKETERNSYAKEVGPSLLSFWSTYARKYPTLSQLARNVLAVPITTDRGFDQFKSAFTHLNSPSSASPEIVPLSQLIYFLHRLGTTYDLHAIDPKNLDLDIEDYRITDYEE